One Chrysiogenia bacterium genomic window, GCTCCGGAATGGCCTGCAGCAGGGCCTTGGCGGCTTTCGGATTCTCTTTGGTGAGTGCGCGCGCCGCCTGCAGGCAGGTCTTGTGCCCCTCGATCCAGGGATCGAGATGCGGCGGGTATTTTTGCGATAGAAGCTTTGGGGTCTCGCGCAGGAAGTCGAGGACATCTTCGGCAGCTTCGCCGTGAAGCGACGCGGCCACCTCCAGCACGACCGATGCATCCTCGGCGAGAATTTCGGTAACGGCCACCGCGCGGCGAGCGATCTCTGCAAAAGCCGGCGCGATGCCGCGCGCCGCGGCGAGCAGGAGTCCGATCATCGCGTCGCGCGCATGGGCGGGAAGCCCTTCGAGCAGGCCCGGGCCCTCGTCGAGCCAGCTCATGGCGATGGGCGCGTGGCGGCGGCCGATCTGCGCGGCCGACTCGGCCAGCACGCCCAGCCCGTCGGGCCCCAGCGCGGCAGCGCGCGCGGCGGTGCGCTCCAAAAACTCAGCGGCGACCTGCCGCGACTGCCAGCCCGCTTCGAGCAGCGGGAAGCTCGCGCTGCCCCAGACCTGGGGATCCATGCCGCCGCCGTGTTCGAGAAAGGTCGGCGTGAAGTTGAGAAAGGATCGCGCCGCCCGCTCGCTGCGGATCGCCAGTTCCATCGCCGTGGCAAACCAGCGCTCGGCCCCCCCGGCGTCGAGCGTATTCAGCGCCTCGGGCGCAATCTCCAGCGTGCGGCATCCGAGATCGCCCGAGTGCTCGCCGGCGGCAAAGGCCCAGCTCGCCCACAGCTCGATGCGCTCGGGCGTGGCGGCGCGCGAGTAAGAGAGGGCCTTGTCGAGAAACGTCATGGCGAGCCGCCGCGAGCGCTCGTCCATGCGCTCGGCCCACTCGAACAGGTGCGCGCGCAATGCCGGGTCGAGCTGCGCGTAGCGCGTCTCGAGGTCGCTGGTGATGTCGGCTGCCAGCAGCCGCATCCACTTGTCGGAGAGTGTGCTCACGAGAGTTCATTCCATGTCGGCACGGTAAGAAGGCAGGTGTCATTCTGAGCAACGCGAAGAATCACGTGGAGCCGACTGGGACGCGATTCTTCAGGGCGCTGCGCACCCTTCAGAATGACAGCCTTTGAGATGGCACGCACTGAAAACCGTCTTTGCTCAGGCCCCCGCGGGGAAGACCGAATCCACCAGGTCGCCGATGGCCTGCTGCACGTCGGGGTCGTCGCTGAGTGCTTCGACGAGCGCCATGGTGCAGGCCTCGCGCGCGGGGATGTTCTCGGCGACGAGCTTGCCCGCGTAGATGAGCAGGCGCGTGGAGACGCCTTCTTCGAGGCCCTCGCTCTTGAGATTGCGAACCTTTTTGCCGAGCTGCGCGAGCTTTGTCGCAATGTCTTTGCCGATGCCGCACTCGTGGGCGATGACCTGCTCTTCGAGCTCGGGCGGCGGGTAGTCGAATTCGATGGCGACAAAGCGCTGGCGCGTGCTGGGCTTGAGGTTTTTGAACACGCTCTGGTAGCCCGGGTTGTAGGAAATCACCAGCAGGAAATCCTCGTGCGCGGGGATGACCGTGCCCTTCTTTTCGATGGGAAGTGTGCGGCGATGATCGCAGAGCGGATGGATGAGCACGGTGGTATCCTTGCGCGCCTCGACCACTTCGTCGAGGTAACAGATCGCCCCGCCGGCCACGGCCTTGGTGAGCGGCCCGTTCACCCAGACGGTCTCCTCGCCCTGGAGCAGGTACTTGCCCACCAGGTCCGAGGCGGTGAGGTCTTCGTGGCAGGCCACGGTGACGAGCTGCGACTCGCCCGCCGCGCGGCGCGCCTCCATGAGCCGCCAGGCCATGTGCTCGACAAAGCGCGTCTTGCCGCACCCGGTCGGCCCCTTGAGCAACACCGGCAGGCGCGCCCGCCAGGCGGCCTCGAAGCGCTCCACCTCGCGCCCGATGGGCAGGTAATAGGGCTCGCTCTCGATGCGGTGCTCGATGACGTCGATTTCTGTTCTAGCTGCTGATGCGCCGTTCATGGCGCTGATTATGGGTGGGGGAGGGAGGGCCGGGCAACCGGCCTTTGCGCGGGTGCTGAGGGGAGTTCAGGGAGTCTCCACAAACTCCACCTGATAGTACAGCGGAAACGGCGCGGTCATCGGGCAACCGAAGAGGCGGATGAGCAGGTAGTAGGTGCCGGCGTCGGGGGCGTCCATGCCTGTGAGTGCGATCTGTTCGTTGTCGGTGTCGGTCTCGGCGGAGGCGATGAGGGCGGCGCCGGTCTCGTCGAAGAGGAACATGTCGAGGTCGCCATCAATCTGGTTGAAGGTCAGGTCGATGGTGACGTCGCCGCCGGTGGTGGTCAGCTCGAAGACGTCGCGGTGGAAGTAGGAATCGGCGGTGCCGTTGGCGGGGATGCCGTCGGTGAGTGGGGGCCGGAGCATGGCCGCGGTGCGGCTGTCATCGGGCTCATGAGCATCGGCCAGCGGCACGACGCCGCAGCTCAGCGCCGTGAGGTCCTGCTCGCCGCAGCTTGCCAGCAGCACAGTGGCCAGCAGCAGGAGCAGCGGCGCGAACTTGCTCCGTATCACACCGGGATTTTCGGAAAACAGCATATGGATGTGGTGTGTGGGGAAGGCGCGCCCGGCCCCGCTCGGTGAGCAGGGCCGGGGCGTTCGTCGAAAGCTACTGGATTACTCGCTGACGCAGGCGGCGGCGCACTGCTGGGCGTCGGTGCTGCAGAGTTCCTTGCAGCCCTCGTCCTCGGCGCAGGCCTCGCGGCACTGGGCCTCGTCGGTGGCGCAGCCGATGATGCACATGTTCTGCGCGGGCGTGGTGGGCATGGAGTCCTCGGCGAGGGCGCTCCGGGCACCGAAGACCAGCGCAGTGGCGGCGATCAGCGTGATGGCAAAATATTTCATGGCAAAAACTCACTCCGTTTCTTGAGCTTCTCTGGCAAATAGTGTTCCAGCACGAAATTCAGCCCGTGCTTGGCAAAGGCCTGCTGCTCGACACGCACGCCGGACTTGATCATGCGCTCCAGGGATTTCACCCACTCGCG contains:
- a CDS encoding MoxR family ATPase; amino-acid sequence: MNGASAARTEIDVIEHRIESEPYYLPIGREVERFEAAWRARLPVLLKGPTGCGKTRFVEHMAWRLMEARRAAGESQLVTVACHEDLTASDLVGKYLLQGEETVWVNGPLTKAVAGGAICYLDEVVEARKDTTVLIHPLCDHRRTLPIEKKGTVIPAHEDFLLVISYNPGYQSVFKNLKPSTRQRFVAIEFDYPPPELEEQVIAHECGIGKDIATKLAQLGKKVRNLKSEGLEEGVSTRLLIYAGKLVAENIPAREACTMALVEALSDDPDVQQAIGDLVDSVFPAGA
- a CDS encoding PPC domain-containing protein, whose protein sequence is MIRSKFAPLLLLLATVLLASCGEQDLTALSCGVVPLADAHEPDDSRTAAMLRPPLTDGIPANGTADSYFHRDVFELTTTGGDVTIDLTFNQIDGDLDMFLFDETGAALIASAETDTDNEQIALTGMDAPDAGTYYLLIRLFGCPMTAPFPLYYQVEFVETP